Proteins co-encoded in one Zerene cesonia ecotype Mississippi chromosome 3, Zerene_cesonia_1.1, whole genome shotgun sequence genomic window:
- the LOC119837420 gene encoding SPARC, with product MRGHLLLLTLMVAVICSTEAVRRRHRRLRTTTTTEPAMLAAARLFPPAHRADSEAEHIELAMAEKLDEKRFQESERARVNELNNENSNEENDNEVFMDDPCLKVHCSAGRVCEIDEHGDAVCNCIKECPYETDSRRKVCTQNNETWSSDCEVYRQRCLCLDNSELCRGPEYHHVQIEYYGACREMPECTEGEMSDFPRRMRDWLFNIMRDMAERRELTPHFLRMEREAESNLTRRWTNAAIWKWCDLDTHDNDRFVSRHELFPIRAPLMALEHCIAPFLDRCDDDNDHRITLVEWGKCLQLDEYELEDRCDELSEDAL from the exons ATGAGGGGCCACCTGCTGTTGTTGACCTTAATGGTCGCTGTTATTTGCTCCACTGAAGCggtt CGTCGCCGGCACCGCCGCCTGCGCACGACCACGACGACGGAGCCGGCGATGCTGGCGGCGGCGCGCCTGTTCccgcccgcgcaccgcgctgACTCCGAGGCGGAGCACATCGAGCTCGCTATGGCTGAGAAGCTGGACGAGAAGCGCTTCCAG gaaTCGGAGAGAGCGCGCGTAAATGagttaaataatgaaaactcAAATGAAGAAAATGACAACGAAGTCTTTATGGATG ACCCATGCCTGAAAGTGCACTGCAGCGCGGGGCGCGTGTGCGAGATCGACGAGCACGGCGACGCCGTGTGCAACTGCATCAAGGAGTGCCCCTACGAGACTGACTCTAGGCGGAAG GTGTGCACACAAAACAACGAGACGTGGTCATCCGACTGCGAGGTGTACCGCCAGCGGTGCCTGTGTCTGGACAACTCGGAGCTGTGCAGGGGTCCCGAGTACCACCACGTCCAGATCGAGTACTACGGCGCTTGCCGTGAGATGCCG GAGTGCACAGAGGGCGAGATGTCGGACTTCCCGCGGCGCATGCGCGACTGGCTATTCAACATAATGCGCGACATGGCGGAGCGCCGCGAGCTCACGCCGCACTTCCTGCGCATGGAGCGCGAGGCCGAGTCCAACCTCACGCGCCGCTGGACCAACGCCGCCATCTGGAAGTGGTGCGACCTCGACACGCACGACAACGACCG GTTCGTGTCCCGGCACGAGCTGTTCCCGATCCGCGCGCCGCTGATGGCGCTGGAGCACTGCATCGCGCCCTTCCTCGACCGCTGCGACGACGACAACGATCACCGCATCACGCTCGTCGAGTGGGGCAAGTGCTTGCAGCTCGACGAG TACGAGCTGGAAGACCGTTGCGACGAGTTGTCGGAGGACGCGCTTTGA